The Solidesulfovibrio sp. sequence CCAGGAGCGCAGCGACGGCATCGAAAGGCGCAATTCCGGCCTCGCATCTTCGCGCCGCGCGCGCCATGCACTCCCGGTGACCGGCGTCTTGTCCGCCCGCCAAAGCCGATCGGGGGGTCCGGGGGGCGTGACGCCCCCCGGCGGGTCCAGGGCAGAGCCCTGGTGGGGTCCAGGGGCAACGCCCCTGGCCGCCGGAGGCCGCAGCGCATGCTCGATCAATCCTGTAACTGGCCCGTCCGCGCCGGACGGGGTACACCGCTTTCAGGAGTGCCAGTCATGACGGAACTGGAAGCGAATGCCGCGCGTTTCGAGGGGTTGGCCGACGTGTACGAGTCCAGCCGGCCGCGTCCGCCGGCCGTGCTGGCGGACTTGCTGTGCCGCTATGCCGGGGTGGAGCGGCCGGAGATGGTCGTCGACCTGGGCAGCGGCACGGGCCTGGCCACGCGGCTTTGGATCGGCCGGGCGCGCACGGTCATCGGCGTCGAGCCTTCGGATGACATGCGGCGATTGGCCACGGCCGCCACGGCGGCCACGCCGGGCGGCGAGGACATCATTTACCGCCGGGGCTATGGCGACGAGACCGGGCTCATGCCGGGCTGTGCCGACATCGTCACGTGCTGTCAGTGCCTGCATTGGATGGACCCGCAGCCGACGTTCGCCGAGGTGGCGCGCATCCTGCGCGAGGGCGGCGTGTTCGCGGCCGTGGACGCGGACATGACCCCGTCGTTTGGCGGCCCGGCCGAGGAGGCGTTTTTTTCCATGCGGCGGCGGGCGCGCGCCCTGGAGGAGAAGCTGCGCCTGACGCCCGTGCGGCGTAGCGACAAGGCCGGACATCTGGGCCGCATGGCCGCTTCGGGCCGGTTCCGGTTCACGCGGCAGGTGACGATGCACCAGGAGGAGCCGGGAAGTGGCGCGCGTCTGCTGGCCTTGGCCCTGTCGTTTGGCGGCGTGGCCACGCTGCTTGCGCATGGCGTGCCGGAGGCGGATTTCGGTCTGGATCGCGTGCGCGAGGCGGTCGCGGCCATGGGCGAGGCGGTGGTGCCGTTTCACTGGAGCTACACGGTGCGTCTGGGCGTCAGGTGACCGGAGGCCGGGTGACGCCGTTGCCTGGCTGTCGCTTGTCCGTGCCTTGCCTGTTCGTATCGACGTCGTTTTTGTTCCTTTCGTGTGCGGAAAATCATTCGCGTTGTTCCTTGTTCGTTCCGAACGTGCTCCTCGCCTGTTCCCTGTCTGTTCGGTTTCCCCGGGGCGCTGGGCCGTGCCTGTTCCAAACCGGCCGGTTGTGTCACCGATATGTTCCCGATGGCGGCACGGTGTCGACCGTTTGTTCTCAACTTGTGCGTAATTCAGTTAATATGCCGAAATATATTGTCTTTACGTGTTAGACGAAAGGCCTTTGCCAAAGGCCGCGGATCGGACATACCTTGCCCCCATGCCGTCCCCTTTCGATCCGCGCATCGCCGGCTGGTTCGCCGCCCAGGTCGGCGCGCCGACCGACATCCAGGAGCGCGCCTGGCCCCGCATCGCCGCCGGCGAGCACGTCCTGGCCGTGGCGCCCACGGGCTCGGGCAAGACTCTGACCGCGTTTCTGTGCGCCATCGACCGGCTGGCCACCGGGGCCTGGCCCACGGGCCGGGTGTCGGTGGTCTATGTCTCGCCGCTCAAGGCCCTGGGCGCGGACGTGCGGGCCAACCTGCTGCTCCCCCTGGCCGGTATCCGCCGGGCCTTCGAGGCGGCGGGCACGGTGTTGCCGCCGATCCGGGTCGAGACGCGAAGCGGCGACACCTCGGCCGAGGCCCGGCGACGCATGCTGCGAAAACCGCCGGAGATCCTCGTCACCACGCCGGAATCGCTCAACCTGCTGCTCAGTTCCCAGGGCGGGCGGGGCATGCTCGGCGACGTGCGCCTGGTCATCCTCGACGAGATCCACGCCGTGGCCGGCACCAAGCGCGGCGTCTTTCTCCTGTCGGCCGTGGAGCGGCTGGCCCTTCTGGCCGGCGAATTCCAGCGCGTGGCCCTGTCGGCCACGGTGTCGCCGCTCCCCACGGTCGCGGCCATGGTCGGCGGTTTCCTTCCCGACCCGGACGAGCCGGCGGCGCTGTCGCCGCGCCCGGTGGCCATCGTTTCCAGCCCGGCCCGCAAGGACATGGACTTGCGGGTGCGCCAGGTCCCCTGGCCCGAGGGCGACCGCGACGGCGGGTATGTCAAGGCCGTGGCCGCCGACATCCGGGAGCGCATCCGCCGCAACCGGACCACGCTCGTTTTCGTCAACAACCGCAAGCTGTGCGAAAAGCTGGCCCGGCTGATCAACGACGACGACGTCAATGCCGGCGACATCCTCGCCTACGCCCACCACGGGTCGCTGGCCCGGGAACTGCGCCAGTCCGTGGAGGCGCGGCTGCGGGCCGGGGAACTCAAGGCGGTGGTGGCCACCCATTCCCTGGAACTGGGCATCGACATCGGCGCCGTGGACGAGGTGCTCCTCGTCGAATGCCCGCCCACGGTCTCGGCCGCCGTGCAGCGCATCGGCCGCAGCGGCCACAGGGTGGGGGAGGTGAGCCGGGCGGTTTTTCTGCCCACCTCGGAAAAGGACCTGCTGGAGGCGGCGGTCATGGCCAAGGCGGCGAGCGCCCGCGACATCGAGGCGCTGCGGCCGGTTATGGCGCCCCTTGACGTCCTGGCCCAGACGCTCGTGGCCATGTGCGGCGTCGAGGCCTGGCCCGTGGACGCGCTCTACCAGGCCGTGCGCCGGGCCTGGCCCTACCGCGACCTGTCCCGGGCCGCCTTCGACCTGACGCTCGGCATGCTGGCCGGGCGCTACGGCGCCACGCGCGTTCGGGAACTGGCGCCGCTTGTGGCCGTGGACGGCTTAAGCGGGCAGGTCTCGGCCCGCAAGGGCGCGCTGTTGCGGCTGTACGCCTCGGGCGGAGTCATCGCCGACCGGGGCTACTACGCCCTGCGACGGGTCGAGGGGGCCACGCGCCTGGGCGAGCTCGACGAGGTCTTCGTCTGGGAGGCCCGGCTCGGCCAGGTGTTCGCCTTCGGTGCCCAGAACTGGCGCATCGAGCGCATCACCGACGCCGACGTCTTCGTCTCCCCGGCCCCGGCCGGCATGGTGCCGGCGCCGTTTTGGCTGGGCGATCCGAGGGCCCGCGACCGCCATTTCTCGGCCCTGTTGGCCGATTTCCTCGAAGAAGCCGACGCCCGGCTGGCCGATCCCGGCTTCGAGGAGGAACTGCGGCGCGAGCATTTCCTGGAACCCGAGGCGGCCGCGGCCCTCCTCGCCTATCTGCGCCGGCAGCGCGAGGCGACCGGGACCGGCCTGCCCCACGCCCGCCATCTCGTCGTCGAGGTGACGGCCACCGGCCCCGGCGGCGCCCCGGGCAGCCAGGTCATCCTCCACGCTCCCCTGGGCCTGGCCGCGACCGCCCCCCTGGGCCTGGCCCTGGAGGCGGCCCTGGCCGAGACCCTCGACGAATCCGCCCCGGTCTACGCCGGCAACGACTGCCTGGCCGTGACCCTGCCCGGCGATCTGGACCCGGCCCGCATCCTCGAAGCCTTGCCGCCGGGGCGGGTCGAGGGCTTGCTGCGCCGGCGCCTGGAAGGCTCGGGCTCCTTCGGCGCCGCCTTTCGCGAGGCGGCCGGCCGGGCGCTGCTGCTTCCCCGCGACGGCTTCGGCAAGCGCCAGCCCTTGTGGATCACCAGGCTTCGGGCGCGAAAACTGCTCGCCGCCGTGGCCGGCTACGGCGATTTCCCCATGGTCCTCGAAGCCTGGCGCACCTGCCTGGCCGACCTGTTCGACCTCGACGCCCTGCGGCGCTTCCTGGAGGCCGTCCAGGCCGGGGCCATTGCCGTCAGCTTCGTGCGCACACGCGTGCAAAGCCCGTTTGCGGCGGACATCGTCTGGCGCCACGTCACGGAATACATGTACCTGACCGACGCGGGCACGGCCGCCGGGCCCACGGGCGCCCGGCCCGACCTCGTGGCCGAGGTGGCGCGCGGGCCGTCGCGGCCGGCCGTGCCGGAAAGCGTGGCCCGGGCTTTTGTGGCCAAGCGCCAGCGCCTGTTCCCCGGCTACGCCCCCTCGGGCGCCACGGAAGTCCTCGAATGGCTCAAGGACCGCCTGGTGGTCACGGCAAGCCAGTGGCGGGAGCTGCTCGCCGCCGTGGAACGCGACCACGGCGAGGCGGCCGAGGCGCTCGACAAGGCGCTTATGCCGCGCCTGGCCCATCTTTTCCCCCCGGGCGGCGGCGAGCCGCGCCTGGCCGCCCTGGAACTGGCCGCCGACGCGGCCCTGGCCCTGTACGGCGACGCCGGCCTGGCCGTGCCCCTGGTGGCGGGGGCGAGGCAGGGGAAACGCGCCGCCCCCGCGGCCGAGGAAACGGCCGCCCGGCGCGAGGCGCTGCTGGCCCAGTGGCTGTCCTACCACGGGCCGATGCCCCTGCCGGACATGGCCGACCGGCTTGGCCTGGCCGAAACGGTCCTGGCGGATGTGGCCCGGGACATGGCCGAGGCCGGGCGCTGGGTCTCCGGGCAACTGGTGACGGGGCAAGACGCGACGCTGTGGTGCGACGCGGCCAATTTCGAAACCCTGCTGCGCCTGGCCCGGGCGGCCCGGCGTCCGGCGGTGACGGCGCTGCCGGCCGCCCGGCTGCCGTATTTCCTGGCCGTGTGGCAGGGGCTGGCCCGGCCGGCCGGGGACGCGGCGGGGCTTGGCGACCGCCTGGAGCGCCTGGCCGGGCTGGCGCTTCCCGCCGCGCTGTGGGAAACGGACATCCTGCCGGCCCGCTGCCGGGCCTACGATCCGGCCCTGCTCGACGCCGCCCTGGCCGAGACGGGCCTGGCCTGGTTCGGGGCGGGCGTCAAAAAGGTCCTTTTCATGCGCCCCGAGGACCTCGACCTGGCGGGATTTGCCCCGCCGCGCGCAGGCGACGGGCTTTTTCCCGATCCCCGGGCCGGCTACGATTTTTCCGCGCTCCTGGAGATCACGGGGCTTGCCCCCCAGGCCCTGGCGGCGCGGTTGTGGGAGGCGGCCTGGAAGGGCGAGGCGGCCTGCGACGCCCTGGCTGTGCTGCGCCGGGGCGTGGCCACGGATTTCACGCCCGAGGCCGCCTTCTACGCCACCGGGCGCGGCGGCAGGAGAACCGTGCGCCGCACGGCCCCGGCCCGCTTCGCCGCGAGCCTCCCGGCCGCCGGCACCTGGCGGCGGCTTCGCGTTCCGGCCCCGCCCGGGGACGCCCTGGCCGGCGAGGAACTGGCCATGGACCGGGCCAGGCTGCTGCTGTCGCGCTACGGCATCCTGTGCCGCGACATGCTGGCCCGGGAGGGGGCGGCTTTCGGCTGGCCGGGGATGTTTCGGGCCCTGCGGCGCATGGAACTTTCGGGCGAGGTGGTTTCCGGGGAGTTTTTCGCCGGGCTTGCCGGGCCGCAGTTCGCCACGGCCCGGGCCGTGCGCCTGGTCGAGGGCGGCCTTGGCGGCGGGGAGGCCTGGTGGTGCGCCGGGCGCGATCCGGCCGCCGCCTGGGGCCTGGGCGAGGCCGCCGGGGGCGTCGCCTTGCCCAGGCGGGCGGCCGGTTGCGCCGCCTCGTTCGTGGGCGCCCGGCCGGTCCTGGCCCTTTCCGCCGGCGGCGGGCGCCTGGAAACGGTCCTGGACCCGGACGATCCCGGCCTGCCCGCCGCCCTGGCCCCCCTGGAAAACCTGCTTGTCCGGCGTGTCCTGCCCGAGGCCCGGGTCACGGTGGCCACCATCAACGGGCAGCCGGCCGGCGCCAGCCCCTATCTGCCCGTGCTGCGCGTGCTCTTCGAAGCCGTGCGCGAGCCCCGGGGGCTGGTCCTCTTCAAGGGGCGCGGCCCGGCGAGCCCGGCCGCGTCCGAGCCGGCCTGACGGCGCCTTACCGGGCTACTGGTCGCCGAGCAGCAGGCCGTTGGCCGGGGGCACGGACTCCCCGGAGGCCAGGATGCGCAGGGCGTGGCTGAAGCTCGTGTAATACCATTCGGTGACGCGAAACGGCCGCAGGTGGACGCCCAGCGGAATGGCCACGTTGTCGGAATCGTGGACCACGGGGCTGTTGTCGTGGCTGTCGAGGACCAGCGGGTCCGGGCCGGAGCCCAGGGAGCCGACCCACAGGATGACGTGGGTGACCGGGCCGGTGGGCGAACCCTTGATGTAGAGCAGGTCGCCGGTTTGCAGCTGGCCGCACAGGGTGGCGAAATCCGGCGGGACATTGTCGACGGAAGCGGCCACGACCTTGGGCGTGATGTTGCCCACGCCCCCGGGGCCGGGAATGGGTGTGGTGGGCAGGGCCTGCACGGCCACGGCGGTGTTGAGTCTGATGCCCAGGCCGTAGTTGTAGTACCACGACGAGAAATCCGAACAGTCGATGCCCGGCGTCTGGCAGCCGATGAGCGTTTCGCTGTAGGGCCAGTCCGCGGGCGGGTCCCAGTCCAGGATGTGGTGGTGCTGGTAGTAGCGGCCGATGTATTGGGCGGCCGTGGCGACAATGCGCTCCCGTTTCCATTGCAGCGGCGAACAGCCGGCGTTGGCCGGCAGGGACACGGCCGGGTACTGGGCGGGCGGCGGCCCCCAGGTGATGTCGCCCTGGTTGTAGGCCGCCTGGTCGTACCAGTCGGCATAGGGCATGCTGGATTCGAGGGTGGTGTCGTTTCGCGGCGGCTGGTCGAATCCGACGCTCAGGCTGGCCGTGTCGCAGGTGTAGGTCAGGGTGTAGGGCGAGGTGTAGGGGGCGGGATAGTTGCAGGTCGACGAGTCGTTTTTGGCGGCCGGCGGGGCCTGGGCCGGTTGGGCCAGGCCGGTTGCGCCCGTTGCCGCCACGAGCGCGAAAGCGGCGAAAAAGACCAACCAGCAAGCGCCTTGGCCGGGAAGGGCGGAAAAGCGGTACGACATACGGACTGCTCCTGCGGGCGGGAAAGAGGATGTTCGGGACGGTTCCCTACCATTCCCTTAGGGGGCGGGAGTTTTTTTGGCAAGAGGGCGCGGCGGCCGTTGGGGAAGTCAGGCGACGCGCGGGCCGGGGGCGGTCGTTTCGACTTCGTCCCGGCCCAGGACATCGGCCAGGGTCGCGGCCAGCAGCCGGTTGATGCGTTCGAAAGCCGCGCCGCCGGCCAGGGCGAAGCGTTGGTTCACCTCCAGTTCCACCCCGAGGTAGCGCTCGCCGAAGCGGCGGCGAAAGGCCGTGACCAGGCCGTCGGCGACGCCCCGGTAGGGATGGTTGCGGCGCAGGACAAGCTCCGGGGCCAGGGCCGCCAGGGCGTCGCGCCAGGCCAGGCAGAAGCGTTTTTCGGCGGCGCGGCCGGGATCGTAGAGAAAACCCACGTCGCAGCGCCGGGTCACGCCGCCCAGGCGCGGCACGAAGCTGTGGCTGGCGACGTGCAGGACGGTTTCGCCGTCCTCGAGCAGCCGCGCGACGGCCGCGGCCACGGCCTGCCAATGGGGGCGGTGATAGGCGTCGCGGATGGCCTGGCGGGCCTTTGCGGGCAGGGGTTTGGTGACCTCGGAGTAAAGCCCGGGGTGGCCCTCGCTGCGGTTGGCGTCGACCAGGAGCCGGGTGACGTCGGTGGCCAAAACCGGGGCGCCGATCGCGGCGGCCAGCCGCCGGGCCGTTTCCAGGGCACCGGCGTCGAAGCCCCGGTGGGAGGCGAGCAGGTCCTCGAAGCCCCGGAAAAACGGCCCGTACTCGGGCGGCACGGCCCTCCCGGCGTGCTCACAGGTAATAAGCGGCGCCAAGCAGGCCGACATTGAACGGCTCGTTTTTTTCCAGGCAGTCGCACAACTGCCCGTACACGGACAGGATGTTGCGCGGCCGGTAGTCGCCGTCCAGGGCGGCCAGGATGCGCCGGGCCAGGCTCGACTGGTCCACCAGCACCGGCAGGGGCTTGTCCCAGGCCGTGTCGTAATCCATGGTCGGCAGCGAACTGTGGACCAGCCGCCGCCAGATGACCCTGGCCGGGATGTCCGACGGCGCGTAGACGCCGAAGAGCCGGGCGTATCGGCGGGGCACCACCGTGCGGCCGGCGTTGGCGATGGTCTTGGTGAACACGGCGGCCAGCTCCCGGGTGTCCCAGGCCTTCTGCTCCTCGGAGGTGGACCAGCGCTCCTCCACCAGGCCCTTGAGCGCCGCCACGACCACGCCGGCCAGGGCCAGGTCGGCGGCCGGGCATTCCTGGGTGTCCAGGACGCGGATCTCGATGGTGGAGCGGTCGAAACGGGCGATGGCCCCCCGGGCGTTTAAAAATTCGTCCTGGAGCAGGCCGGCCGGGTCCAGGGGGGCGATGTCGCGGTACATGGGGGCCAGGATGTGGTCGCGGTATTCCTGTTCGGAGAAAACCGCCTCGGGGATGACGGCGGCCATGACCGAGGGCACGCGGGCGGCGTTTTTGGAATACTGCTCCATGCGCGTGTCGAGGAAGCCCGTGAATTTGCCGTCGAGCAGCGGCGAGGAGGCGGCCAGGGCCGGCATGATGGGCAGCAGCGCCCGGATGGCGGCGTGGAGCCGGCCGAACTCGTCGTCGCCGCGAAAGGGCAGGTTCAGGTGCATGCTTTGCAGGTTGGACCAACCGTGCCCCTTGCAGTTGAAGATGGCGTCGAAGGCCTTGTAGATCTCGCCGTAGGTGTGGGGCCACAGGACGGTTTCGGCCAGGGGGTCCATGAAGGGATGGGCGCCCGTGGGCATCAGCCGCCCGCCCAGGGGGGCGAGCAGCGCGTCGGCCATGGCCACGTGCTCGGCGAAGAGCCCGGCCAGGCCATCGAGGCTGGCCGCCGGCTCGGTGACCTTCATCTCCAGCACGTGGTTGACCAGCTCGTTGGACCAGGTCAGCGCCCCCATGTTCACGTCGGCCACGCCTTCCCGCCCGGCGGCGGCGGCGAGCAGCTTGTCGGCCACGGGCAACACGGCCAGCGTCTCCCGGTTGACGATCATGTATTCGATTTCCACGCCATAGGCGGAGAAAAGCGGTCTGGCCCGGCTCATATGTTGAGGCTCCCGGTTTTGCGGCGTTCGATACGTTTGAGAAAGACTTCCACCACGCGCAGATACAGTTCGTCCTGCAGGACCTCGTCCTCGAAGCCCGCGTCGATATTGGGATTGTCGTTGACCTCGATGACGTAGACCTTCTCGCCCACCTGTTTGAGGTCCACGCCGTAGAGGCCGTCGCCGATGGCGTCGGCGGCTTTCTGGGCGGCGGCGATGACTTTTTTGGGGACCCTGCCCACGGGCAGGGTTTCGACCCGGCCGTAGATGTCCTTGCCGGACTTGCCCTTGCGCAAAATCTGCCAGTGGCCGGCGGCCATGTAGTACTTGCAGGCGAAAAGCGGCCGCCGGTCCAGGATGCCGATGCGCCAGTCGAAATCCGAGGGCAGGTATTCCTGGGCGATGACCAGGTCGGACTTGGCCAAAAGGCGCCGGGCCTCGCTGACGAGGGTGTCGGATTCGCGCACCAGCACCACGCCCTGGGAAAAGGCGCTGTCGGGCTGCTTGAGCACGCAGGGCAGCGACAGCTCCTCCAGGATGTGGTCGATGCCCTTGGCGTGGGCGATGACCGTGCGCGGGGCCGGGATCCTGTGGCGCGAAAGCAGCTCGGCCAGGTAGACCTTGTTGGAACAGCGCAGGATCGACTGCGGGTCGTCGATGACCACCAGCCCCTCGGCCACGGCCTTGCGGGCCATGCGGTAGGTGTGGTGATCCACGTTGGTGGTCTCGCGGATGAACAGGGCGTCGAATTCGGACAGGCGGTTGGAATCCTCGTTGGTGACGAGCTCCACGCCGACGCCCAGCGTCTCGGCCGCCTTGACGAAGTATTTGAGGGCCTTGGCGTTCGAGGGCGGCCGGGCCTCCTCGGGGTCGTGCAGGATGGCCAGGTCGTAGCGCGACACCGGCCGCTTGGGGATGATGAGCTTTTTGCCGGCGAAGTATTCCGTGGACACGGATTCGGCGAAATCGCGCTCCTCGGGGGGAATGTCCTTGACGGACAGCGGCGAGACGTTTTGCAGCTGCCAGCCGCCGTTGAAGTTGAGGTCGGCGCGCAAGAAGGGCGCCGGGAAGAGCTTGAACAGCCGCGAGGCCAGCTGTTCCAGGCCCTTTTCAGGCGTTTTGCCGAAGTAGGCGGAAAAGCTCAGCTTCTCCGGAAAACGCTCGGCCAGGGCCCGGCCCATGACCTCTTCCAGTTCGTCCGAGGCCAAGCGGATGATGCCGAGCGATTTCATGTCCTGGATGGCCGTGATGGACGGCACGGGCTTGTGCCCGCGCGCCTCGGCCAGAAGCGACACGTAATAGCCCATGGATTGGTAGCGGTAGGAGCGACAGATATTGATGATCTTGACGCCCCGAAGGCCGGTGAAGGTTTCGTCGGTCAGATAGGCCCGGGCCGCCACGGGTTCCACGCCGGAAAAGACCAGCGAGCAGTCCTCGGGATTTTCAATGACCACCAGAACGGACACGATCGAAGGCTCCTTTGCCGTCCCTGGGGACGGCTTTTTTGCGGGGGGAGAGCACCAGCAGGTTGGCGTCGCGGGTGATGATGCCGAGCATCACGGCGCACACCAGGTGATTGAGCGTCACCTGGTAATACTGGCTTTCGCTGATGGGGTTGGGCAACAAGGGATCGGCGATGTGGGCGGTGCGGCTTTCCTGGTCGTAGCCGCCGATGACCACGAAATGCCCGGAGGGCTCGCCACGCAGGTCGTCGAAGATCATCTTCCCGTCCGCATCGTCGCGTTCGCGGGCGGTGCGGTAGAGGTAGGTGGCGGAGAGCCCGGCCAGGATGGGCCGGTCGCGCTTGAGGATGCCGCGCAAAAGCCCGGCCGTGAGGTCCTCGAAACGGATCTCGCCGCCCAGGCGCAGGTATTCCAGAGTGGCCTCGGTGGTGGCCTGGAGCCGGGCGCTTTTCTTGTGGCGGCGCTGGCGCGTGAGCTTGTCGGCCAGGTCGGCCTGGCCGCCGTCGCCGAACCAGGTGATGTCGAACACGGTGAGGTCGAAGGTGTAGAGCCTGGCCGCGTAGCCGCGCGAAAGGGCATGGCAGCCCAGCAGTGCCGCCAGGGTGCCGCCGCCGGGCAGGGTGGCCGTTTCGGCGATGACCGCCGAGAGCGGCACGTCGTCACCGTAATACCGGTAAATGGCTTGCAGACAGGTCGGGCCGCAGGTGGTGTCGTCGGGCTGGGCCTCGATGGGTATGGCGAGCTTGGAGCGCACGGGTTTGGCCGATACCACGGCCCCTCTCGCTTGGCCATGGCCGTTTTTGTCGATTTTATGGATTTGTTTCGTGATGGCAAGCTGTTAGGAAATACGGACAAGTGGCGTGCTGGGCGGAACCCGATGGGATCGTGAACGTTTTCGCCATGCAAGCAAGCGGAACGCGTTTTCCCGAGGCGCGCAGCGGCAACAGGATTGCAAAAACGTCATGCAGGCGGGCGGCGGCCTATTCGAAGTGGATTTCCTCTTCCTTGATGATCTGGAAGGCCTTGTTGGACTTGACCAGGCCCGGGATGCCCCGGAACTTGCGCACGCCCTGGATTTCGGCGTCGAGCAGGGCGTCCACGTCGTTATCCAGCATGATGATGTCGCCGGGCTTGAGGGAAAGGAGCTGCCGGCCGGTGATTTGCGATTTGCCGAAGCGCACGAGCAGTTCCACCGGCGTTTCCATGAGCCGCTCCTTGAAGCGGGCGATCCAGGCGTGGTCCACTTCCAGGCGCTCGGTCTGGAAGGAGGCGTAGAGCTT is a genomic window containing:
- a CDS encoding methyltransferase domain-containing protein; this translates as MTELEANAARFEGLADVYESSRPRPPAVLADLLCRYAGVERPEMVVDLGSGTGLATRLWIGRARTVIGVEPSDDMRRLATAATAATPGGEDIIYRRGYGDETGLMPGCADIVTCCQCLHWMDPQPTFAEVARILREGGVFAAVDADMTPSFGGPAEEAFFSMRRRARALEEKLRLTPVRRSDKAGHLGRMAASGRFRFTRQVTMHQEEPGSGARLLALALSFGGVATLLAHGVPEADFGLDRVREAVAAMGEAVVPFHWSYTVRLGVR
- a CDS encoding DEAD/DEAH box helicase — protein: MPSPFDPRIAGWFAAQVGAPTDIQERAWPRIAAGEHVLAVAPTGSGKTLTAFLCAIDRLATGAWPTGRVSVVYVSPLKALGADVRANLLLPLAGIRRAFEAAGTVLPPIRVETRSGDTSAEARRRMLRKPPEILVTTPESLNLLLSSQGGRGMLGDVRLVILDEIHAVAGTKRGVFLLSAVERLALLAGEFQRVALSATVSPLPTVAAMVGGFLPDPDEPAALSPRPVAIVSSPARKDMDLRVRQVPWPEGDRDGGYVKAVAADIRERIRRNRTTLVFVNNRKLCEKLARLINDDDVNAGDILAYAHHGSLARELRQSVEARLRAGELKAVVATHSLELGIDIGAVDEVLLVECPPTVSAAVQRIGRSGHRVGEVSRAVFLPTSEKDLLEAAVMAKAASARDIEALRPVMAPLDVLAQTLVAMCGVEAWPVDALYQAVRRAWPYRDLSRAAFDLTLGMLAGRYGATRVRELAPLVAVDGLSGQVSARKGALLRLYASGGVIADRGYYALRRVEGATRLGELDEVFVWEARLGQVFAFGAQNWRIERITDADVFVSPAPAGMVPAPFWLGDPRARDRHFSALLADFLEEADARLADPGFEEELRREHFLEPEAAAALLAYLRRQREATGTGLPHARHLVVEVTATGPGGAPGSQVILHAPLGLAATAPLGLALEAALAETLDESAPVYAGNDCLAVTLPGDLDPARILEALPPGRVEGLLRRRLEGSGSFGAAFREAAGRALLLPRDGFGKRQPLWITRLRARKLLAAVAGYGDFPMVLEAWRTCLADLFDLDALRRFLEAVQAGAIAVSFVRTRVQSPFAADIVWRHVTEYMYLTDAGTAAGPTGARPDLVAEVARGPSRPAVPESVARAFVAKRQRLFPGYAPSGATEVLEWLKDRLVVTASQWRELLAAVERDHGEAAEALDKALMPRLAHLFPPGGGEPRLAALELAADAALALYGDAGLAVPLVAGARQGKRAAPAAEETAARREALLAQWLSYHGPMPLPDMADRLGLAETVLADVARDMAEAGRWVSGQLVTGQDATLWCDAANFETLLRLARAARRPAVTALPAARLPYFLAVWQGLARPAGDAAGLGDRLERLAGLALPAALWETDILPARCRAYDPALLDAALAETGLAWFGAGVKKVLFMRPEDLDLAGFAPPRAGDGLFPDPRAGYDFSALLEITGLAPQALAARLWEAAWKGEAACDALAVLRRGVATDFTPEAAFYATGRGGRRTVRRTAPARFAASLPAAGTWRRLRVPAPPGDALAGEELAMDRARLLLSRYGILCRDMLAREGAAFGWPGMFRALRRMELSGEVVSGEFFAGLAGPQFATARAVRLVEGGLGGGEAWWCAGRDPAAAWGLGEAAGGVALPRRAAGCAASFVGARPVLALSAGGGRLETVLDPDDPGLPAALAPLENLLVRRVLPEARVTVATINGQPAGASPYLPVLRVLFEAVREPRGLVLFKGRGPASPAASEPA
- a CDS encoding N-formylglutamate amidohydrolase — protein: MSACLAPLITCEHAGRAVPPEYGPFFRGFEDLLASHRGFDAGALETARRLAAAIGAPVLATDVTRLLVDANRSEGHPGLYSEVTKPLPAKARQAIRDAYHRPHWQAVAAAVARLLEDGETVLHVASHSFVPRLGGVTRRCDVGFLYDPGRAAEKRFCLAWRDALAALAPELVLRRNHPYRGVADGLVTAFRRRFGERYLGVELEVNQRFALAGGAAFERINRLLAATLADVLGRDEVETTAPGPRVA
- a CDS encoding glutamate-cysteine ligase family protein, which encodes MSRARPLFSAYGVEIEYMIVNRETLAVLPVADKLLAAAAGREGVADVNMGALTWSNELVNHVLEMKVTEPAASLDGLAGLFAEHVAMADALLAPLGGRLMPTGAHPFMDPLAETVLWPHTYGEIYKAFDAIFNCKGHGWSNLQSMHLNLPFRGDDEFGRLHAAIRALLPIMPALAASSPLLDGKFTGFLDTRMEQYSKNAARVPSVMAAVIPEAVFSEQEYRDHILAPMYRDIAPLDPAGLLQDEFLNARGAIARFDRSTIEIRVLDTQECPAADLALAGVVVAALKGLVEERWSTSEEQKAWDTRELAAVFTKTIANAGRTVVPRRYARLFGVYAPSDIPARVIWRRLVHSSLPTMDYDTAWDKPLPVLVDQSSLARRILAALDGDYRPRNILSVYGQLCDCLEKNEPFNVGLLGAAYYL
- a CDS encoding RimK family protein codes for the protein MSVLVVIENPEDCSLVFSGVEPVAARAYLTDETFTGLRGVKIINICRSYRYQSMGYYVSLLAEARGHKPVPSITAIQDMKSLGIIRLASDELEEVMGRALAERFPEKLSFSAYFGKTPEKGLEQLASRLFKLFPAPFLRADLNFNGGWQLQNVSPLSVKDIPPEERDFAESVSTEYFAGKKLIIPKRPVSRYDLAILHDPEEARPPSNAKALKYFVKAAETLGVGVELVTNEDSNRLSEFDALFIRETTNVDHHTYRMARKAVAEGLVVIDDPQSILRCSNKVYLAELLSRHRIPAPRTVIAHAKGIDHILEELSLPCVLKQPDSAFSQGVVLVRESDTLVSEARRLLAKSDLVIAQEYLPSDFDWRIGILDRRPLFACKYYMAAGHWQILRKGKSGKDIYGRVETLPVGRVPKKVIAAAQKAADAIGDGLYGVDLKQVGEKVYVIEVNDNPNIDAGFEDEVLQDELYLRVVEVFLKRIERRKTGSLNI
- a CDS encoding peptidase-C39 like family protein, which produces MVSAKPVRSKLAIPIEAQPDDTTCGPTCLQAIYRYYGDDVPLSAVIAETATLPGGGTLAALLGCHALSRGYAARLYTFDLTVFDITWFGDGGQADLADKLTRQRRHKKSARLQATTEATLEYLRLGGEIRFEDLTAGLLRGILKRDRPILAGLSATYLYRTARERDDADGKMIFDDLRGEPSGHFVVIGGYDQESRTAHIADPLLPNPISESQYYQVTLNHLVCAVMLGIITRDANLLVLSPRKKAVPRDGKGAFDRVRSGGH